In Streptomyces sp. NBC_00344, the genomic window GCGCTCTTCCTGGAGAAGGGATTCGACCAGGTCTCGGTGGCCGAGGTGGCGGCAGCGGCGGGAATCTCCAAGCCGACGCTCTTCCGCTACTTCCCGGCCAAGGAGGACCTGGTGCTGCACCGGTTCGCCGACCACCAGGACGAGGCGGCCGCTGTCGTGGCGGGGCGCCCCTCGGGCCAGTCGCCGCTGGAGGCGCTGCGGCTCCACTTCCTTGACGCCCTGCGGCGCCGTGATCCGGTCAGCGGGCTCAGCGAGGAGAAGGAGGTGCTGGCCTTCCACCGGCTGCTGTACGGGACCCCGGCACTGGTCGCCCGGCTGTATGCCTACACCAACGGCAGCGAGGAGTCGCTCGCCGCCGCACTGGGCGGAGGGCTGGACGCGCGGCTGGCGGCCGGCCAGATCGTGGCCGTGCGGCGGATCCTGGCCGAGGAGAACTGGCGCCGGATCGAGGCGGGGGAGAGCGTGCGGGAGGTCGGACCGGATGCGGTGGCCGCTGCCGAGCGAGCCTTCGCACAGCTCGGGGCGGGGATCCAGGAAAAGTAAAATATGTTACTCGGTTACGTTATTCTGGGTGGATGACGCCACTCGACCGGGAACTCAGCGCGGAGCGGACCTACCACGAGGCCTGCCGGGCGGCCCTGACCGGAATGGTCCGGAACGCCGCCGAGCAGGTCATCACCGGCGAGAACGCCTTCGCTTCGGGTGCCGACGCGGAAGTGCTCGGCTATCAGCTGCGCAGTTGGGCCAAAGAGCTGCGGGAGGAACCCGACAGCCCGCTGTTCTTCGGCCGGCTGGACTTCGCCGCCGACGGTGAGGACGACGCCTCCAGGGACCACCGGGGGCAGAGTTACCACATCGGCAGGCGCCGGATCAGCGAGCATCCGTCGGCACCGCCCCTGGTCGTCGACTGGCGGGCACCGGTCTCGCGCACCTTCTACCAGGCGAGCGCCGGTGACCCGCTCGGCGTGGCGGTCCGCCGGCGCTTCGGCTGGGCGCCGGCGAGC contains:
- a CDS encoding TetR family transcriptional regulator produces the protein MDGEMGLREHNRQRTYWAISNAAIALFLEKGFDQVSVAEVAAAAGISKPTLFRYFPAKEDLVLHRFADHQDEAAAVVAGRPSGQSPLEALRLHFLDALRRRDPVSGLSEEKEVLAFHRLLYGTPALVARLYAYTNGSEESLAAALGGGLDARLAAGQIVAVRRILAEENWRRIEAGESVREVGPDAVAAAERAFAQLGAGIQEK